The sequence caggagcagtgggcagcatcaagcgcccggggagcatattggggggttaagtgcctgctcaagggcacatcaccCGGCTaatcggggggggggggcatttttcgcattaatcactccaccacacccaaatttttcctgcccgtccggtgggggaatcgaaccgatgaccctccgatcacaaggccacggctgcccccagcaTGCTTCCtcagctctttgtgtttctctttctttgtagTTGGAGTCTTACATGGATGAGAAGTTTATCACCAGAGCCTTTGCCACAATGGGTGAGCAGGTGAATAATGTGCGGATCATACGCAACAAGATGACAGGGTAAGAACTAAATCCAAAAGCAGTTCTTTTTTCCAGTAGTTTTCTTCTGACATTAAATAATATACTGTCACTCAGGGGTGCTCTGGGTTACTGCTTCGTGGAGATGACAGATGAGGCCACAGCTGAGCGGTGTCTGCGCAAAATCAACGGAAAAGCCTTACCAGGAGCCAGTCCTGTATGAAgagcacttttttcttttctttgttttttttgttacaatattattattattagttctTATGGCTGTTGATAAAGACTCATGAAAAGTGGAACTTCATAATGTCTGTTTCCACAGCCCACAAGATTCAAGTTGAACAGAGCCACCTTTGGGAAACAAGACAGTGTGTGAGTCTAAATGGAAAAAGCACACTTTGAAGTTATGATGTCAGCTTAGTCCCTCCTTTTTTCTTCGTATGTCTTTatgggtttttttcctcttgttgcAGTCAGATGTATTCTCTGTTTGTGGGAGATCTAACTCCAGAGGTGGACGATGGAATGCTTTATGAGTTCTTTTACAATCGCTACCCTTCCTGTCGTGGTGGCAAAGTGGTGCTGGACAGCATGGGCAACTCTAAGTGAGTATTAACATGTCACCACACACTGTGgacaaaatacactatatagacaaaagcattgggacacctgaccattacaccaacagggacttcaatgacatcacattctaaatacatagacagctgTGCAGCTTTTATGACAACTTCTAACatggctttccacaagattctgtttctgtgggaacttttacccattcatgcagtagagctatagtgaggtcaggcactgattcTTGTTGAAAGGTTCTGGCTAAAGGTTCTAAAGCTGCTGAGAGCAACTTTTACTGAGGCACATAAATAACTCATAAGCTAAGACATGATATTCTTTGATATTCCACAAATTCTGCTTGTTGTTGGCACATGGcacctacatttcccacaaagCTACTTGATCACCAACAGTTCAGTTGGAGATTCAGGTATTATGCCGATCAGCCACAagattaaaaccactgacaggtgaagtgaataacattaatggtctgtttacaatgcaatgttctggcagtcatgtggatgttctttcaCACtcaccacccacctaaacattgcagaccagACCAAAtacaaccccccccctccccatgcTAGAAAAGTGCTCAGGACCTGGGCGCCCACCCTCAATACACAGcacccaaaggatccaacattctgatgctggtgaccacaaaatacccccatGTCCATTGCCCTGACAGGTCAGATCTGGCATCATCATTCACAGAAGATCCTGGAAGTCAATGCACAGATCATGAGGGGGCCTCTCAGATGGGCCAGTGGTCAGAAACTGATAAAGGCTCTTGGCTTATTAAAGAATGAGGCTAAAACTGTCATATTGCCATAGCTGATGATAGGGGAAACATTGAGACAGAAGGATTGTGACAgaagtgtgaaactgaaactcaTTTAGATACTGTTATGgcaatttcatttctgcctgtagtgagttaagcaaaggaaaacacaacaaatccagaagaccaaaatgttttaacctctacagagaggaggcaacacacagaaccacacggcagCAAGCAGTTCAGAGTTGTGCCCCACTGGTTGAAGACTTCATCccattttattctttctgatgtgtctctggttcttCACAGGTTGAAGGAATGtctgctttacccaggatgTTATTTATAACAGGGCTataacagtcagttcaccaggtcattaCTTGGTCACTATAACACTACACAACTAAAAGCTACAGATTAAATACATTaagtatgaagtaaaagtaaacattatgtaattgttactacaaagcatacaaaatttccatcacaatACCATGGTCACAGTCCAGTCACTGAGAATCATCGTAGAACCTACTCACTAGGCCCATATTCTGAATTCTCcagcattttaaagaaaagtttaGTTCAGTTGCACTGATGTGTTTCTCTGGAAGATCACCAGTAATTTGACTTTCACCTCTGTCTCATTGTAGGGGCTGTGGCTTTGTTCAGTTCCCAGATGAGCGGCTGCAGAAGCGGGCATTAGAAGAGTGTCAGGGTGCTGTGGGGCTGGGTGGTAAACCTCTGAGACTGAGCCTGGCTGCTAACAAGTGAGTCCAGTTCTGCTGTCACCAAGGTTGCTGGAGCAAAGACCAAATGATGGTGGATTTTAGCAGcgtgtctctttctcccttgtGAGTTTAAGGAACAGGCAGCAACAGCAGTCAGAACACAGATCGCTGCAGTCCAGCTCAGGATACAGAAACCAGTATGACCAGTACAGCCAGTACCAGCAGCAGGCCTATCCTGGCTATTACCCATCCTGGGGCTACGATCACACTGGTGGAGGTTATGGCTACAATTATCAGCAGTATGATTACACACAGTATCCCCAACCACAGgtaagctgtgtgttttttacagCTACCAGTCAGTCATTGTTATCACACATGAGTCATTCTGTTATGTTCTATTATGTTTTTTAGGGAAGTGAAGTTGTTGAGGACGATGGACTTGAAGGTTGGTGTTGGCATCTGCGACTTCaagttatttttgttattaattttcattttatgtcattattaGAATTTTGATTGTTTAGTTCCAGGGTGGTTACTTCaggttgtttatttttgctgattaACAAGAAATATtgcataaataaacattaatcaGCAAATTTGGGTTTAGTCCCTTGTTTAGCACAGTATTGTATTCGTCAATGAGAGCATTGACAGTTAAATTCTTTAAATGGGTGATTTATGGGTGGTTTATGCTCTGTGTATTTTGCCATTGCTTTAGCTGGACTCATGTCTGTGAAGCACGTATTTAACGCTTTGTCCATGTATTGCAGATCCCAGTGTGGAGTTGGATGTGGTGGAGGCCAACAACAAGTTCATGGAGCTCAGTGAGGAACTCTATGATGCTCTGATGGAGTGTCATTGGCAACTGGCAGAGTTATCTAAAGAGCAGGACTATATGACATCCAGCCTACCAGAGCCCATTTACTGctgaaactgaacacattttcttttctaca comes from Scatophagus argus isolate fScaArg1 chromosome 17, fScaArg1.pri, whole genome shotgun sequence and encodes:
- the LOC124074986 gene encoding tRNA selenocysteine 1-associated protein 1-like isoform X2 codes for the protein MSTLWMGNLESYMDEKFITRAFATMGEQVNNVRIIRNKMTGGALGYCFVEMTDEATAERCLRKINGKALPGASPPTRFKLNRATFGKQDSVQMYSLFVGDLTPEVDDGMLYEFFYNRYPSCRGGKVVLDSMGNSKGCGFVQFPDERLQKRALEECQGAVGLGGKPLRLSLAANKNRQQQQSEHRSLQSSSGYRNQYDQYSQYQQQAYPGYYPSWGYDHTGGGYGYNYQQYDYTQYPQPQGSEVVEDDGLEDPSVELDVVEANNKFMELSEELYDALMECHWQLAELSKEQDYMTSSLPEPIYC
- the LOC124074986 gene encoding tRNA selenocysteine 1-associated protein 1-like isoform X1, with protein sequence MSTLWMGNLESYMDEKFITRAFATMGEQVNNVRIIRNKMTGGALGYCFVEMTDEATAERCLRKINGKALPGASPPTRFKLNRATFGKQDSVQMYSLFVGDLTPEVDDGMLYEFFYNRYPSCRGGKVVLDSMGNSKGCGFVQFPDERLQKRALEECQGAVGLGGKPLRLSLAANNLRNRQQQQSEHRSLQSSSGYRNQYDQYSQYQQQAYPGYYPSWGYDHTGGGYGYNYQQYDYTQYPQPQGSEVVEDDGLEDPSVELDVVEANNKFMELSEELYDALMECHWQLAELSKEQDYMTSSLPEPIYC